A DNA window from Candidatus Protochlamydia naegleriophila contains the following coding sequences:
- a CDS encoding cob(I)yrinic acid a,c-diamide adenosyltransferase: protein MKIYTRTGDKGTTSLFSGQRVHKNDPFIDALGTVDEGNSALGLALSFLPKEPFYQETRDQLEIIQHALFDVGAALATPRSCHQNQKLEKTRFDHEAIDLLEKWIDAMEGQLPALKTFILPGGHPAGAALHLSRSIIRRAERYVVPLYEQGDVVQDVLIYLNRLSDYLFAVSRFVNHHLKAPETLWQSHKTCQHA, encoded by the coding sequence GTGAAAATTTATACTCGCACAGGCGACAAAGGCACAACTTCGCTATTCTCAGGTCAAAGAGTTCACAAAAATGATCCCTTTATCGATGCGCTTGGAACCGTTGATGAAGGCAACTCTGCATTGGGATTAGCCCTTTCTTTTCTGCCAAAAGAGCCTTTCTATCAAGAAACAAGAGATCAACTCGAAATCATTCAACATGCCTTGTTTGATGTGGGAGCAGCCCTTGCAACACCGCGCAGCTGCCATCAGAATCAAAAACTTGAAAAAACACGCTTCGACCACGAAGCTATCGATTTACTGGAAAAGTGGATCGATGCAATGGAAGGCCAGCTGCCAGCATTAAAGACCTTTATCTTGCCAGGCGGTCATCCAGCAGGCGCTGCTTTGCATCTGTCGCGCAGCATCATACGCAGGGCAGAGCGTTACGTAGTCCCTCTTTATGAACAAGGGGATGTCGTTCAAGACGTTTTGATCTACTTAAACCGTTTATCAGACTATTTATTCGCCGTTTCACGCTTTGTCAATCATCACTTAAAAGCCCCAGAAACCCTTTGGCAATCCCATAAAACCTGTCAGCATGCCTGA
- a CDS encoding CesT family type III secretion system chaperone, whose amino-acid sequence MVSSQFESILKDFEPFFKCRLQADQNESCLVRMGHGISLQMELNRYGFLLIGCRIGELPRGRFQDDVIKEALKANEFYPPFTGIFGISRKSNNLFLYLLVDPLKLDQDKISNLLNPFIAKAKLWSDSINQGNIPALGAVTSPQPAVAPPFGFSR is encoded by the coding sequence ATGGTCAGCAGCCAATTCGAATCAATCCTAAAAGATTTTGAACCCTTTTTTAAGTGTCGATTACAGGCCGATCAAAATGAGTCATGCCTCGTTAGGATGGGTCATGGAATCTCCCTTCAAATGGAGTTGAATCGCTATGGCTTTTTATTGATTGGCTGCCGCATCGGCGAACTGCCTCGAGGTCGCTTTCAAGACGATGTCATCAAAGAGGCATTAAAAGCTAACGAGTTTTACCCTCCTTTTACGGGCATTTTCGGTATAAGCCGCAAATCAAACAACCTCTTTCTCTATCTTCTCGTCGATCCCCTTAAACTGGATCAGGATAAAATTTCGAATCTACTCAACCCCTTTATAGCTAAAGCCAAGTTATGGTCCGACTCTATCAATCAAGGCAATATTCCAGCCCTCGGAGCGGTCACATCTCCTCAACCGGCTGTGGCTCCGCCATTTGGATTTTCACGCTAA
- a CDS encoding transglutaminase family protein: MAHFYPSLTALLLGLTPCAYFSDLNALPSTDQKLKMLYNSLDPTSISQHLAFYELYGDRPQGRQALQDAWQLLSGKESARAQSLHEIPFSSSVVQALVNLVNKQPDQELEALSDEELTELEKLSSSLAHNKLKGHYVWSEEAVWTLPVEEVDLARGLFLSQFGADSRRIRTYEALMDLMALQILARLPASALPEAKIQAINTLIFDELGFRFPPHSLYAKDIDIYTFLPSVLDSHRGVCLGVSILYLCLAQRLNLPLEMVTPPGHIYVRYRAPKRVINIETTARGIHLDSGEYLGINTRSLQQRTIKEVIGLAHFNQASVFWQQGEFEQAFLAYQKGDPYLPHDPLLKELMGYACLLTNREERGKQLLTEVKDHIPDYAVTRSTIAEDYLQGHIDSSSIAILFSRSDDNRQAQLAKKQALETIVKEHPRFRAGLLQLAMTWAQLHRMGEALDTLAAYQALYDKDPEVNYYLAILYAQRLDYQRAWHHLRQSEQLVKAREYDCKQLKEFRMALVKECPE; the protein is encoded by the coding sequence ATGGCTCATTTTTATCCGTCTCTCACAGCCTTATTACTCGGCCTCACCCCCTGTGCCTATTTTAGTGACTTAAACGCCCTCCCTTCGACCGATCAAAAGCTTAAAATGCTTTATAATAGCCTCGATCCAACGTCTATTTCGCAGCATCTTGCTTTTTACGAACTCTATGGTGACCGTCCGCAAGGACGCCAGGCTTTGCAAGACGCTTGGCAACTTCTATCCGGCAAGGAAAGCGCTCGAGCGCAATCTTTACACGAAATTCCCTTTTCAAGCTCCGTTGTTCAAGCTCTCGTCAATTTGGTTAATAAACAGCCCGATCAAGAATTAGAGGCCCTCTCCGATGAAGAGTTAACTGAGCTGGAAAAGCTCTCGTCATCCCTTGCTCACAACAAACTGAAAGGGCATTACGTATGGAGCGAAGAAGCCGTTTGGACTTTACCGGTTGAAGAGGTTGATCTCGCACGAGGATTGTTTCTGAGCCAATTTGGCGCCGATTCACGACGCATTAGGACCTATGAAGCCTTGATGGATCTCATGGCTCTCCAGATCCTTGCCCGTCTTCCAGCATCTGCTTTGCCTGAAGCTAAAATCCAAGCCATTAATACACTCATATTTGATGAACTAGGTTTCCGCTTTCCTCCTCATTCCCTCTATGCCAAAGACATCGATATTTATACTTTTTTGCCATCCGTTTTAGATTCTCATCGAGGCGTTTGCTTAGGGGTATCCATTCTCTACCTTTGCCTGGCCCAACGCCTCAATCTTCCCCTCGAGATGGTTACGCCTCCTGGACACATCTACGTGCGCTATCGCGCACCGAAGCGAGTCATCAATATCGAAACAACAGCTAGAGGCATCCATCTCGACAGCGGAGAATATTTAGGCATCAATACCCGTTCCTTGCAGCAGAGGACGATCAAAGAAGTGATTGGACTTGCCCACTTTAATCAAGCCTCCGTCTTTTGGCAGCAGGGAGAATTCGAGCAGGCCTTTTTAGCCTATCAAAAGGGAGATCCCTATCTCCCTCACGATCCCCTACTGAAGGAGTTGATGGGCTATGCCTGTTTATTGACGAATAGAGAGGAGAGGGGAAAACAGTTGCTAACTGAAGTCAAAGACCACATTCCTGACTATGCAGTTACACGCTCAACAATAGCGGAGGATTACTTGCAGGGCCACATAGATAGCTCCAGTATTGCCATTCTTTTTTCGCGGTCTGACGACAATCGCCAGGCCCAGCTCGCAAAGAAACAGGCATTGGAAACGATAGTCAAAGAGCATCCCCGCTTTCGGGCAGGTCTTTTACAGCTGGCCATGACTTGGGCTCAACTGCACCGCATGGGCGAAGCACTAGACACCTTGGCTGCATATCAAGCTCTTTATGATAAGGACCCCGAAGTCAATTATTATTTGGCAATTTTATATGCTCAGCGCTTAGATTATCAACGAGCTTGGCATCATCTTCGCCAATCGGAACAATTAGTCAAAGCAAGAGAGTATGATTGCAAGCAACTCAAAGAGTTTAGAATGGCTCTTGTGAAAGAGTGTCCAGAATAA
- a CDS encoding 4-alpha-glucanotransferase — translation MTDPTSLLHSPAAKQWQRIGVKHHHGIIIPLFSLHSANSSGIGEYTDLIPLIDWCRFIGFDLIQLLPLNDTGLGTSPYSALSAFALNPIYLGLHALPYLDQFPLLQDELKAIPKLSQQSRVDYKTVRENKERFLRHYVEQTKQLILNSRSYHAFTQNSPWLKGYAVYKTLKVLYQCSSWESWPVNDQSPTPELINQLTEEHKEEVEWHSILQFLCDQQLHASKEHADKHEVFLMGDIPILIDRDSAEVWLHRHLFDLNYSAGSPPDIYSLEGQNWGFPIYNWEKIASANYQWWIDRLSCASRYYHVYRIDHIVGFFRIWSITRGLTGKDGVFIPQDESTWVDHGQRIMLMMLKECTMLPIGEDLGVVPPEVRDCLTALGICGTKVMRWERLWKDNARYILPQDYPLISMTTVSTHDSETLQQWWQNMPLDAQIFAQFKGWTYHPNLSREYQREILWDSHHSNSLFHINLLQEYLALIPGLTWPLLEDERINMPGILSDRNWSYRFKPSLEEFTSHTSLQHLMRELII, via the coding sequence ATGACAGATCCGACCTCTCTTCTTCATTCCCCAGCCGCCAAACAGTGGCAACGCATAGGTGTTAAGCATCATCACGGAATTATCATCCCGCTCTTTAGCCTGCATTCTGCAAACTCCTCAGGCATTGGCGAATACACAGACCTCATACCGCTTATCGATTGGTGCCGATTCATTGGGTTCGATTTAATCCAGCTCCTCCCTTTAAACGATACAGGACTTGGAACGAGCCCCTATAGTGCCTTGTCAGCCTTTGCTTTAAATCCCATCTATTTAGGCCTTCACGCCCTTCCCTATCTGGACCAATTTCCACTCTTACAAGACGAGCTAAAGGCCATTCCCAAATTATCTCAGCAATCGCGAGTCGATTATAAGACAGTCCGCGAAAATAAGGAGCGCTTTTTACGCCACTATGTGGAGCAAACAAAACAATTGATCTTGAACAGCCGCTCTTATCACGCATTCACTCAAAATTCTCCCTGGCTGAAAGGCTATGCCGTCTACAAGACATTGAAAGTTCTTTATCAATGCTCAAGCTGGGAAAGCTGGCCTGTTAATGATCAATCGCCAACCCCGGAATTAATCAATCAACTGACCGAAGAACACAAAGAAGAGGTCGAATGGCATAGCATTTTGCAGTTCTTATGCGACCAGCAACTTCATGCAAGCAAAGAACATGCTGATAAGCACGAGGTTTTTTTGATGGGAGACATCCCCATTTTAATCGACCGGGACAGTGCCGAGGTCTGGCTCCATCGCCATCTTTTCGACTTAAATTATTCTGCCGGATCTCCGCCCGATATATACAGCCTTGAAGGACAAAACTGGGGATTTCCTATCTATAATTGGGAAAAAATTGCGAGCGCAAACTACCAATGGTGGATCGACCGTCTCTCGTGCGCCTCTCGCTATTACCACGTCTATCGAATCGACCACATCGTTGGCTTCTTCCGCATTTGGTCGATTACCCGAGGATTAACGGGGAAAGATGGAGTCTTTATTCCTCAAGATGAATCGACCTGGGTCGATCATGGACAACGCATCATGCTTATGATGCTAAAAGAATGTACGATGCTCCCCATTGGAGAAGATTTAGGCGTTGTACCACCTGAAGTAAGGGACTGCTTAACAGCTCTTGGCATCTGCGGTACTAAAGTCATGCGCTGGGAGCGTTTATGGAAAGATAATGCCCGCTACATATTGCCCCAAGACTATCCTCTGATCAGCATGACAACCGTCTCGACTCACGACAGCGAAACCTTGCAGCAATGGTGGCAAAACATGCCGCTCGACGCTCAAATCTTTGCACAATTCAAAGGATGGACCTATCACCCCAACCTGAGTCGAGAATATCAGCGAGAAATTTTATGGGATAGCCACCACTCAAATAGCTTATTTCATATCAATCTCTTGCAAGAATACTTAGCCCTCATTCCCGGACTCACTTGGCCCCTCTTAGAAGATGAACGGATCAATATGCCGGGCATTTTATCCGATCGGAATTGGAGCTACAGGTTCAAGCCAAGTTTAGAAGAGTTCACGTCTCACACAAGCCTGCAACACCTCATGCGTGAACTCATCATTTAA